The following are encoded together in the Lactuca sativa cultivar Salinas chromosome 1, Lsat_Salinas_v11, whole genome shotgun sequence genome:
- the LOC111885963 gene encoding auxin-responsive protein IAA13-like isoform X2 encodes METTFRLGTGSGGGGGGDDYGDEEELELGLGLSLTSGAYTPSSNGAISQVVGWPPVKTYRMNSLVNQAKFSKTEEEKGVNGNDVVATTSKKKNKTHEKKKDETIVKETGHSGYVKVNMDGLPIGRKVDLNAHDCYETLAQALEVMFLKASTSSRKEKHQGKQRSRLLDGSSEFVLTYEDKEGDWMLVGDVPWRMFLGTVKRLRIMKTSEASGLELRR; translated from the exons ATGGAAACAACTTTCCGACTAGGCACCGGCAGCGGCGGCGGCGGCGGTGGTGATGATTATGGAGACGAGGAGGAACTGGAACTTGGATTAGGGTTAAGTCTTACATCCGGTGCTTATACTCCATCTTCCAATGGTGCTATCAG TCAAGTGGTGGGATGGCCACCTGTGAAGACTTACAGGATGAACAGTTTGGTCAACCAAGCGAAATTTTCAAAGACCGAAGAAGAGAAAGGAGTTAATGGAAACGACGTCGTTGCCACCACTTCAAAAAAGAAGAACAAAACccatgaaaagaagaaagacgaaACAATCGTTAAAGAAACAGGTCATTCTGGATATGTGAAAGTGAATATGGATGGATTGCCGATTGGAAGGAAAGTCGATTTGAATGCACATGATTGCTATGAAACTTTAGCTCAAGCTCTTGAAGTTATGTTCTTGAAAGCATCCACAAGTTCTC GTAAAGAAAAGCATCAAGGAAAACAAAGATCTCGGCTTTTGGATGGATCTTCCGAGTTTGTTCTCACTTATGAAGATAAAGAAGGCGATTGGATGCTTGTAGGAGACGTGCCATGGAG GATGTTTTTGGGCACTGTGAAAAGGTTACGAATCATGAAAACTTCAGAAGCAAGTGGACTTGAATTAAGAAGATGA
- the LOC111885963 gene encoding auxin-responsive protein IAA13-like isoform X1: METTFRLGTGSGGGGGGDDYGDEEELELGLGLSLTSGAYTPSSNGAISSQVVGWPPVKTYRMNSLVNQAKFSKTEEEKGVNGNDVVATTSKKKNKTHEKKKDETIVKETGHSGYVKVNMDGLPIGRKVDLNAHDCYETLAQALEVMFLKASTSSRKEKHQGKQRSRLLDGSSEFVLTYEDKEGDWMLVGDVPWRMFLGTVKRLRIMKTSEASGLELRR, from the exons ATGGAAACAACTTTCCGACTAGGCACCGGCAGCGGCGGCGGCGGCGGTGGTGATGATTATGGAGACGAGGAGGAACTGGAACTTGGATTAGGGTTAAGTCTTACATCCGGTGCTTATACTCCATCTTCCAATGGTGCTATCAG CAGTCAAGTGGTGGGATGGCCACCTGTGAAGACTTACAGGATGAACAGTTTGGTCAACCAAGCGAAATTTTCAAAGACCGAAGAAGAGAAAGGAGTTAATGGAAACGACGTCGTTGCCACCACTTCAAAAAAGAAGAACAAAACccatgaaaagaagaaagacgaaACAATCGTTAAAGAAACAGGTCATTCTGGATATGTGAAAGTGAATATGGATGGATTGCCGATTGGAAGGAAAGTCGATTTGAATGCACATGATTGCTATGAAACTTTAGCTCAAGCTCTTGAAGTTATGTTCTTGAAAGCATCCACAAGTTCTC GTAAAGAAAAGCATCAAGGAAAACAAAGATCTCGGCTTTTGGATGGATCTTCCGAGTTTGTTCTCACTTATGAAGATAAAGAAGGCGATTGGATGCTTGTAGGAGACGTGCCATGGAG GATGTTTTTGGGCACTGTGAAAAGGTTACGAATCATGAAAACTTCAGAAGCAAGTGGACTTGAATTAAGAAGATGA